One segment of Saprospiraceae bacterium DNA contains the following:
- the dcm gene encoding DNA (cytosine-5-)-methyltransferase: MVKYSEIRKKLKLDQAKTRADWGLASVTHFLQNRENGAAHYYSQNATEYLSKFDLIAEPCFQYELPIEWDVPFPPPQQPKFKFIDLFAGIGGLRLAFQNIGGKCVFTSEWNPFSQKTYEANFGEVPFGDITKINEQEIPAHDILLAGFPCQPFSIAGVSKKKSLGREHGFKDKTQGTLFFDIVRILEAKHPKIFLLENVKNLATHDKGNTFRVIHGTLKELGYNVHHRILDGKYFVPQHRERIVIVGFREDIFKREEKFDFPELSIADCTIKEILEHTVEGKYTLTDKLWTYLQDYSLKHKAKGNGFGFGLADFDGVTRTLSARYYKDGSEILIPQKGQNPRRLTPRECARLQGFPDHFIIPVSDNQAYRQFGNSVVVPLMQAVGANIVKALNAHES; this comes from the coding sequence ATGGTGAAATACTCTGAAATTCGGAAAAAATTAAAACTTGATCAAGCCAAGACGAGGGCTGATTGGGGTTTGGCCAGCGTGACCCATTTTCTTCAAAACAGGGAAAATGGGGCGGCGCATTATTACAGCCAAAATGCAACTGAGTATCTATCGAAGTTTGATTTGATAGCTGAGCCATGTTTCCAATACGAACTTCCTATTGAGTGGGATGTTCCATTCCCTCCCCCCCAGCAGCCTAAATTCAAATTCATAGATTTGTTTGCAGGAATCGGAGGGCTAAGACTCGCGTTTCAAAATATCGGCGGCAAATGCGTTTTCACTTCGGAATGGAACCCTTTCTCACAAAAAACTTATGAGGCAAATTTTGGAGAGGTGCCATTCGGAGACATCACGAAAATCAACGAACAGGAAATTCCAGCTCACGACATTTTGCTCGCAGGCTTCCCCTGTCAGCCATTTTCGATTGCAGGGGTGTCAAAAAAGAAAAGTTTGGGTAGAGAACATGGTTTCAAAGATAAGACACAGGGTACCCTATTTTTTGACATTGTTCGCATTTTGGAAGCCAAACACCCAAAAATATTTCTTTTAGAAAACGTCAAAAACCTCGCTACGCATGACAAGGGAAATACCTTTCGCGTGATTCATGGTACGCTGAAAGAATTGGGTTACAATGTTCATCATCGCATATTAGATGGCAAATACTTCGTGCCGCAACACCGGGAACGTATTGTCATAGTAGGATTTCGAGAGGATATTTTCAAAAGGGAAGAAAAATTTGATTTCCCGGAGTTGTCTATCGCAGACTGCACGATTAAAGAAATCCTTGAACATACAGTCGAAGGAAAATATACGCTTACCGACAAGCTTTGGACTTATCTGCAAGACTATTCGCTCAAACACAAGGCCAAAGGAAATGGATTTGGATTCGGCTTAGCAGACTTTGACGGCGTTACCCGGACGCTCAGTGCCAGATATTACAAAGACGGCTCCGAGATACTTATTCCTCAAAAAGGGCAAAATCCTCGCCGACTGACTCCGCGTGAATGTGCGAGATTGCAAGGTTTTCCCGATCATTTCATTATACCTGTCTCGGACAACCAAGCGTACCGCCAGTTTGGAAACTCCGTTGTCGTGCCGCTCATGCAAGCTGTGGGTGCCAACATTGTAAAAGCCTTGAACGCCCATGAATCTTGA
- the mfd gene encoding transcription-repair coupling factor codes for MSSLTTIPFHTKPQPSFNKNFDLLIRHLHEMKAAGYETYICSENPKQFDRLAAIFKELKADVAFLPVEIPIHEGFIDEDLKIEVLTDHQIFQRYHAYKIRQGFSKEQALNYRVLRELAPGDYVTHIDHGIGKFAGLQKIEIGGQMQEAVRLNYKNNDILYVSIHSLHKISKYIGREGEPPQLSKIGSDAWKQLKARTKRKIKDIAAELIKLYAARRAAKGHAFPPDDVLQTELEASFIYEDTPDQYKSTQDVKADMEKEYPMDRLICGDVGFGKTEVAIRAAFKAVTDGKQVAVLVPTTILALQHWKTFSERLADFPVTVDYLNRFRSAKEKKEILEKLKKGQIDIIIGTHALLGKEVGFKDLGLLVVDEEQKFGVASKEKLRALKVNVDTLTLTATPIPRTLQFSLMAARDLSVIRTPPPNRQPIHTEIRVFDEDLIKEVIYAEVNRGGQVFFVHNRVNDLPKIVETLQRLCPDTEVAMAHGQMDAEHLEKVLVDFIDKKFDVLACTNIIETGLDIPNANTIIINRADMFGLSDLHQLRGRVGRSNQKAYCYLFAPPMSVLTQEARKRLRTIEEFSELGSGFQVAMRDLDIRGAGNLLGGEQSGFIADIGFETYQKILDEAIQELKETDFKDVFKEEIAQKGSYVRDVTIETDVEMLIPDEYVSNTQERLSLYTELNTIENEEGIAAFAKRLEDRFGKLPHQVNALFDGLRLQWLCKKLGFERLILKGGKLRCYFLGDPQSSFFETETFNKIVQFVGAKGRIMGISLKQTNKELILVQDEVRSLKAVKGVLEQVVGAAAFA; via the coding sequence ATGTCGTCTCTTACCACCATCCCCTTCCACACCAAACCCCAACCCTCTTTTAACAAAAACTTCGACCTGCTCATCCGCCACCTGCACGAGATGAAAGCAGCGGGCTACGAGACCTATATCTGCTCCGAAAACCCCAAGCAGTTCGACCGGCTGGCGGCGATTTTTAAGGAATTGAAGGCCGACGTGGCGTTTTTGCCCGTCGAAATCCCGATTCACGAGGGCTTCATTGACGAGGATTTGAAAATCGAGGTGCTCACCGACCACCAGATTTTCCAGCGCTATCACGCCTACAAAATCCGGCAGGGATTTTCCAAAGAACAGGCGCTCAACTACCGCGTGTTGCGCGAACTCGCGCCGGGCGACTATGTGACGCACATTGACCACGGCATCGGCAAATTCGCGGGCCTGCAAAAAATCGAAATCGGCGGTCAGATGCAGGAAGCCGTGCGGCTCAATTACAAAAACAACGATATCCTCTACGTCAGCATCCACTCGCTGCACAAAATCTCGAAGTACATCGGGCGCGAAGGCGAGCCGCCGCAACTTTCCAAAATCGGCTCCGACGCCTGGAAACAACTCAAAGCCCGCACCAAGCGCAAAATCAAGGACATCGCGGCGGAACTCATCAAACTCTACGCCGCCCGCCGCGCCGCCAAAGGCCACGCTTTCCCGCCCGACGACGTGCTGCAAACCGAACTCGAAGCCAGTTTTATCTACGAGGACACGCCAGACCAATACAAATCCACACAAGACGTGAAGGCCGACATGGAGAAAGAATACCCGATGGACCGCCTGATTTGTGGCGACGTGGGCTTCGGCAAAACCGAGGTCGCCATCCGCGCGGCATTCAAAGCCGTGACCGATGGCAAGCAGGTGGCCGTGCTCGTGCCGACGACGATTTTGGCCTTGCAACACTGGAAAACTTTCTCCGAACGCCTCGCCGATTTTCCTGTCACGGTGGATTATCTCAACCGTTTCCGCAGCGCGAAGGAGAAAAAAGAGATTTTGGAAAAACTAAAAAAAGGCCAGATTGACATCATCATCGGCACCCACGCACTGTTGGGCAAAGAAGTGGGATTCAAAGACTTGGGCTTGCTCGTGGTGGACGAGGAGCAAAAATTTGGCGTCGCCTCGAAGGAAAAACTCCGCGCCCTGAAAGTCAACGTGGACACGCTCACACTGACGGCCACGCCCATTCCGCGCACCTTGCAATTCTCGCTCATGGCCGCCCGCGACCTTTCGGTCATTCGCACGCCGCCGCCCAACCGCCAGCCGATTCACACGGAGATTCGCGTGTTCGACGAGGATTTAATCAAAGAAGTCATTTACGCCGAAGTCAATCGCGGCGGGCAGGTGTTTTTTGTCCACAACCGCGTGAACGACTTGCCCAAAATCGTCGAAACGCTCCAACGCCTTTGCCCCGACACCGAAGTGGCGATGGCGCACGGTCAGATGGACGCCGAGCATTTGGAGAAAGTTTTGGTAGATTTTATTGATAAAAAATTCGACGTGCTGGCCTGCACCAACATCATCGAAACCGGCCTCGACATCCCCAACGCGAACACCATCATCATCAACCGCGCCGATATGTTCGGCCTCAGCGATTTGCACCAACTGCGCGGTCGTGTGGGTCGCTCGAACCAAAAAGCCTACTGCTACCTTTTCGCGCCGCCCATGAGCGTGCTCACGCAGGAAGCCCGCAAGCGCCTGCGCACCATCGAGGAATTCAGCGAACTCGGCTCCGGCTTTCAGGTCGCCATGCGCGACCTCGACATCCGGGGCGCGGGCAATTTGCTCGGCGGCGAGCAGTCAGGCTTCATCGCCGATATTGGTTTCGAGACTTATCAGAAAATCCTCGACGAGGCCATTCAGGAGTTGAAAGAGACCGATTTCAAAGATGTTTTCAAAGAAGAAATCGCGCAAAAAGGCTCTTACGTCCGCGATGTGACCATCGAAACGGACGTGGAAATGCTCATCCCCGACGAATACGTCTCGAACACGCAGGAGCGCCTGAGCCTTTACACGGAACTCAACACCATCGAAAACGAGGAAGGCATCGCGGCTTTCGCCAAACGTTTGGAAGACCGTTTCGGCAAATTGCCGCATCAGGTCAACGCCTTATTCGACGGCCTGCGCCTGCAATGGCTTTGCAAAAAATTGGGTTTTGAAAGATTGATTTTGAAAGGCGGCAAACTGCGCTGCTACTTCCTCGGCGACCCGCAATCATCGTTTTTCGAGACGGAGACTTTCAACAAAATCGTGCAGTTCGTGGGCGCGAAAGGCCGTATCATGGGCATTTCGCTCAAACAGACGAACAAGGAACTCATCCTCGTGCAGGACGAGGTGCGGAGTTTGAAGGCCGTGAAGGGGGTGTTGGAGCAGGTGGTGGGGGCTGCGGCTTTTGCATGA
- a CDS encoding XisI protein: MTRKDNYHDAVRNALERDGWTITDDPLAVQTPGTEFQIDLAAERVVISAEKSQSMDKVLKYQKAIVSFLGDYAKIKPANFKEVQNQLFLDTKNHHYQLVRVGWQDGKHVHYAVFHFDIIGDKVWVQQNRTDLPIGYELMDSGIAEGDLVYAYLPVELRGAAA; the protein is encoded by the coding sequence ATGACAAGAAAAGACAACTACCACGACGCTGTGCGGAACGCGCTCGAACGCGATGGTTGGACAATAACCGACGACCCTCTTGCCGTTCAGACACCGGGTACGGAATTTCAAATTGACTTGGCAGCGGAAAGGGTGGTCATTTCGGCAGAAAAAAGTCAGTCAATGGATAAAGTTCTGAAGTATCAAAAAGCGATTGTTTCCTTTCTGGGGGACTACGCCAAAATCAAGCCCGCCAACTTCAAAGAGGTACAAAATCAACTTTTCCTCGACACGAAAAATCACCATTACCAATTGGTGCGCGTAGGCTGGCAGGACGGCAAGCACGTCCACTACGCTGTTTTTCATTTCGATATCATCGGCGACAAAGTGTGGGTGCAACAAAACCGCACCGACTTGCCCATCGGCTACGAGTTGATGGATTCGGGCATCGCGGAGGGGGATTTGGTGTATGCGTATTTGCCGGTGGAGTTGCGGGGGGCGGCGGCTTGA
- a CDS encoding PIN domain-containing protein, giving the protein MLIEYEEKVGEKTTPEIAQNVVRLLLNLPNVERISNIYYRWNLITNDPDDNKYIDCAVAANATYVVSDDADFRVLKRTPFPPLNLLTSDEFLELLQSKDT; this is encoded by the coding sequence ATCCTCATCGAGTATGAGGAAAAAGTTGGCGAAAAAACTACACCGGAAATTGCTCAAAACGTCGTTCGCCTGCTGCTCAACTTACCGAATGTAGAAAGAATCAGCAACATCTACTACCGTTGGAATCTCATCACCAACGACCCTGACGACAACAAATATATCGATTGCGCGGTGGCCGCCAACGCCACTTACGTTGTTTCCGACGACGCTGACTTCCGTGTTTTGAAACGAACGCCCTTCCCGCCTTTGAATTTGCTTACTTCTGACGAATTTTTGGAGTTGCTGCAAAGCAAAGACACTTGA
- a CDS encoding FAD-dependent monooxygenase: MKQYTILGGGIAGLTAAIALNQKGIRPTVFEAAADIKPLGAGLLLAANAVKGYERLGIAEKIVARGHALPTFSILDQRGRIITTADAAKIGRQYGLHNFAIHRADLHDALLAELAPHQVQTDKRAMRVEKQPDDSIVIHFADGSAHRTDYLVVAEGIHSAVRRQLLPDSEPRYAGYTCWRAVIEAPTALAGLSEASETWGANGRFGIVPLAGGKIYWFACVNAPQNDPSMRGAKVADLQRFFQKFHPSVKTILENTRDADLIWNDIIDLKPIGKFAFEHIVLIGDAAHATTPNMGQGACQAIEDAVILADELGKNADPAAAFAAFEKRRLARTHFIVNNSWRLGKIAQLNQPWLVALRNALFRLVPERVNEQQLKALLKVDF; encoded by the coding sequence ATGAAGCAATACACCATACTTGGCGGCGGCATCGCAGGACTGACCGCTGCCATTGCCTTGAATCAAAAAGGCATACGCCCCACGGTTTTTGAGGCCGCAGCCGACATCAAGCCGCTCGGCGCGGGGCTGCTGCTGGCCGCCAACGCAGTAAAAGGTTACGAACGCCTCGGCATCGCCGAAAAAATCGTGGCACGGGGCCATGCCCTGCCCACGTTCAGCATCCTCGACCAGCGAGGCCGCATCATCACTACCGCCGATGCCGCAAAAATCGGACGGCAATACGGCCTGCACAATTTCGCCATTCACCGCGCTGACTTGCACGACGCACTACTGGCTGAGTTGGCACCCCATCAGGTGCAGACAGACAAACGCGCCATGCGCGTCGAAAAACAACCTGACGACAGCATCGTGATTCATTTCGCCGATGGCTCCGCACACCGGACGGATTATCTGGTAGTGGCAGAAGGGATTCACTCGGCGGTTCGCCGCCAGTTGCTCCCCGATTCGGAACCGCGCTATGCAGGCTACACTTGCTGGCGGGCGGTCATCGAAGCGCCGACCGCCTTGGCCGGCCTTTCCGAGGCATCGGAGACTTGGGGCGCGAACGGGCGTTTTGGCATCGTGCCGTTGGCAGGCGGGAAAATCTACTGGTTTGCCTGCGTGAATGCCCCGCAGAACGACCCAAGTATGCGCGGGGCCAAAGTCGCCGACTTACAGCGTTTTTTCCAAAAATTTCATCCATCCGTGAAGACCATTTTGGAAAACACCCGTGATGCCGACCTGATTTGGAACGATATCATTGACCTCAAGCCAATTGGAAAATTTGCTTTCGAGCACATCGTACTCATCGGCGACGCGGCGCACGCCACCACCCCCAACATGGGGCAGGGCGCGTGTCAGGCTATTGAGGATGCGGTGATTTTGGCTGACGAGTTGGGGAAAAACGCCGACCCTGCCGCTGCGTTTGCAGCATTTGAAAAGCGCAGGCTGGCACGTACACATTTCATCGTGAACAACTCATGGCGGCTGGGGAAAATCGCCCAACTGAACCAGCCGTGGCTGGTCGCTCTGCGCAACGCGCTGTTCCGGTTGGTGCCGGAGCGCGTGAACGAGCAACAATTGAAAGCCTTGCTGAAAGTGGATTTTTGA